The Paracoccus aminovorans genome has a window encoding:
- a CDS encoding helix-turn-helix domain-containing protein has product MARGEKLIIGQRLRVLRQSLGLTQAQMAAELGVSASYVTLIEADQRPASARFLMKLAEVYDLNIAELSPATDSQLAADFAGALKDPALGAGAVPRAEIEAVLQASPRIAQAFLRLHDNHREALLRPLADDNPMTDRDKVEALAETSRPVDAVRGWFYARRNHVDALDRAAEALAEELALHRNEPHMALTARLAAHCIAVRILPAPLMGERLRRFDLHRRELLLSELLAQSSRRFQIGVLLARLEQEPLIARLVDEAGLADAAASALMRVSLANYFAAALMMPYGRFLAACESARYDVELLGHRFGASFEQCAHRMSTLQRPEARGIPFFFVRVDRAGNISKRFSAGRFPFSRFGGTCPLWNIHAAFETPERVSAQVIRMPEGASYFSIARTVTRAGGTYGQPAQRLAIGLGCDVAYAPRLVYADGIDLDRTRPVDIGLNCYLCERPDCSARAHAPINRRLKVNERERSLAIFDFETRP; this is encoded by the coding sequence ATGGCACGAGGCGAAAAGCTGATCATCGGCCAAAGGCTGCGGGTGTTGCGGCAGTCGCTGGGGCTGACCCAGGCGCAGATGGCGGCCGAGCTGGGGGTTTCGGCCAGCTATGTCACGCTGATCGAGGCCGACCAGCGCCCGGCCTCGGCGCGTTTCCTGATGAAGCTGGCCGAGGTCTATGACCTGAACATTGCCGAATTGTCGCCCGCCACCGATTCGCAGCTGGCGGCGGATTTCGCCGGCGCGCTCAAGGACCCCGCGCTTGGCGCCGGCGCCGTGCCCCGTGCCGAGATCGAGGCGGTGCTGCAAGCCTCGCCCCGCATCGCCCAAGCGTTTCTGCGGCTGCACGACAATCACCGCGAGGCGCTGCTGCGACCTCTGGCCGACGACAATCCGATGACCGACCGCGACAAGGTCGAGGCCCTGGCCGAGACCTCGCGCCCGGTCGATGCGGTGCGCGGCTGGTTCTACGCCCGCCGCAACCATGTCGATGCGCTGGACCGCGCCGCCGAGGCGCTGGCCGAGGAACTGGCCCTGCACCGGAACGAGCCGCATATGGCGCTGACCGCCCGGCTGGCGGCGCATTGCATCGCGGTGCGCATCCTGCCGGCGCCGTTGATGGGCGAGCGGCTGCGCCGCTTCGACCTGCACCGGCGCGAACTGTTGCTGTCGGAACTGCTGGCGCAATCCAGCCGCCGCTTCCAGATCGGGGTGCTGCTGGCGCGGCTGGAGCAGGAGCCGCTGATCGCGCGTCTGGTGGACGAGGCCGGGCTGGCCGACGCCGCCGCCTCGGCGCTGATGCGGGTCAGCCTGGCGAATTACTTCGCAGCCGCGCTGATGATGCCCTATGGCCGCTTCCTGGCCGCCTGCGAATCGGCGCGCTACGACGTCGAGCTGCTGGGCCACCGCTTCGGCGCGAGTTTCGAGCAATGCGCGCATCGCATGTCCACGCTGCAACGCCCCGAGGCGCGGGGTATTCCCTTCTTCTTCGTGCGGGTGGACCGCGCCGGCAATATCTCGAAACGCTTCAGCGCCGGGCGCTTTCCCTTCTCGCGCTTCGGCGGCACCTGTCCCCTGTGGAACATCCATGCCGCCTTCGAGACGCCCGAGCGGGTCTCGGCGCAGGTGATCCGCATGCCCGAGGGCGCCAGCTATTTCTCAATCGCCCGCACGGTGACGCGCGCGGGCGGCACCTATGGCCAGCCGGCGCAGCGCCTGGCGATCGGGCTGGGCTGCGACGTGGCCTATGCGCCGCGGCTGGTCTATGCCGACGGCATCGATCTGGACCGGACCCGGCCGGTGGACATCGGGCTGAACTGCTATCTCTGCGAGCGGCCCGACTGCTCGGCCCGCGCCCATGCCCCGATCAACCGCCGCCTGAAGGTCAACGAGCGCGAGCGCAGCCTGGCGATCTTCGATTTCGAGACGCGGCCGTGA
- a CDS encoding cold-shock protein, which yields MANGTVKWFNTTKGFGFIAPEGGSKDVFVHITALERAGLRGLNDGQAVSFDIERDRNGRESATNLVLA from the coding sequence ATGGCCAACGGCACCGTGAAATGGTTCAACACCACCAAAGGCTTCGGCTTCATCGCTCCGGAAGGCGGCTCGAAGGACGTTTTCGTCCACATCACCGCGCTGGAGCGTGCGGGCCTGCGCGGCCTGAATGACGGCCAGGCCGTCAGCTTCGACATCGAGCGCGACCGCAACGGTCGTGAATCGGCGACCAACCTCGTGCTCGCCTAA
- a CDS encoding DUF982 domain-containing protein, which produces MIEIHWGEPLSFVVSPGGEVQRFGTIEKARYWLRRKWPVSDGARGRALNEVEAAMNCMVPVGQARRSFIAAAKSAGFRPEGASGKAAWA; this is translated from the coding sequence ATGATCGAGATTCACTGGGGCGAGCCCCTGTCCTTCGTCGTCTCGCCGGGGGGCGAGGTGCAAAGATTCGGCACCATCGAGAAGGCCCGTTACTGGCTGCGCCGCAAATGGCCGGTCTCGGACGGCGCCCGGGGCCGCGCCCTGAACGAGGTCGAGGCCGCCATGAACTGCATGGTTCCGGTCGGCCAAGCCCGCCGGTCCTTCATCGCTGCCGCCAAATCCGCCGGCTTCCGGCCCGAGGGCGCCTCGGGAAAGGCCGCTTGGGCCTGA
- a CDS encoding efflux RND transporter periplasmic adaptor subunit: protein MSLRHLSLFGLAALVLAGGAQAQQQPGAGGPRQVGVVTVATQSVPLIATLPGRAVARDAVAIRPRVDGFVTEVLYSPGRPITAGTPMFRIDATTYEAAVEQARANLASAKAAVPQAEAAYERTKRLQGSTASRSSLEEAQAAMEQAQAAEKAADAALKLAETQLSWTTIASPLDGLPSVAAVSPGDLVTAGQSDALATVTQLDPIDVDMFEPSARLQRIRERVESGEIRRSESLNAQLTLENGTTYAAKGQMVAPGYTVSTSTGAIDFRFRFENPERRILPGMFVRGTIEIGRIEAVLVPQMAAARSRDGRLTAWVADDGKAVKRVLAEEGVHGNAWIVTAGLAAGESLIVNGGANLSEGAAVSPVPVEIDEDGVVRDLPATGATDAPATEGAAPAAEKPAE from the coding sequence ATGAGCCTTCGCCATCTTTCCCTTTTCGGCCTTGCGGCGCTGGTTCTGGCCGGCGGCGCGCAGGCGCAGCAGCAGCCGGGGGCCGGCGGTCCGCGGCAGGTGGGCGTGGTTACCGTGGCGACGCAATCCGTGCCTCTGATCGCGACCCTGCCCGGACGGGCGGTGGCGCGCGACGCGGTGGCGATCCGCCCGCGCGTCGACGGCTTCGTGACCGAGGTGCTGTACAGCCCCGGCCGGCCGATCACCGCCGGCACGCCGATGTTCCGCATCGATGCGACCACATACGAGGCCGCGGTCGAACAGGCCCGCGCCAACCTGGCTTCGGCCAAGGCCGCCGTGCCGCAGGCGGAAGCCGCCTATGAGCGCACCAAGCGGCTGCAGGGCAGCACGGCCAGCCGCTCGTCGCTGGAAGAGGCGCAGGCGGCGATGGAACAGGCGCAGGCGGCCGAGAAGGCGGCCGATGCGGCGCTGAAACTGGCCGAGACGCAGCTGTCCTGGACCACCATCGCCAGCCCGCTGGACGGTCTGCCCTCGGTCGCCGCGGTTTCGCCGGGCGATCTGGTTACCGCGGGGCAAAGCGACGCGCTGGCGACGGTGACGCAGCTGGATCCCATCGACGTGGACATGTTCGAGCCCTCGGCCCGGCTGCAGCGCATCCGCGAGCGGGTCGAGTCCGGCGAAATCCGGCGCAGCGAAAGCCTGAATGCCCAGCTGACGCTGGAAAACGGCACCACCTATGCCGCCAAGGGCCAGATGGTGGCGCCGGGATATACCGTCTCGACCTCGACCGGGGCCATCGACTTCCGCTTCCGCTTCGAAAACCCCGAGCGCCGCATCCTGCCCGGCATGTTCGTGCGCGGCACCATCGAGATCGGCCGCATCGAGGCGGTGCTGGTGCCGCAGATGGCCGCCGCGCGCAGCCGCGACGGCCGGCTGACCGCCTGGGTGGCGGACGACGGCAAGGCGGTCAAGCGCGTGCTGGCCGAGGAGGGCGTGCATGGGAACGCCTGGATCGTCACCGCCGGGCTGGCGGCGGGCGAATCGCTGATCGTCAACGGCGGCGCCAACCTGTCCGAAGGCGCCGCGGTCAGCCCCGTGCCGGTCGAGATCGACGAGGACGGCGTCGTGCGCGATCTGCCCGCGACCGGCGCAACGGATGCGCCCGCGACCGAAGGCGCCGCCCCCGCCGCCGAAAAGCCGGCGGAGTAG
- a CDS encoding efflux RND transporter permease subunit encodes MARFFIHRPVFAWVLAIIAMLAGVFGLSSLPIAQYPDIAPTTVRISATYTGASPDIVENSVTSVIEDGMTGIDGLIYMTSTSSQGASAIQLTFDDSVDADIAQVQVQNKLQLVTPQLPESVQQRGVSVSRSTSSILLVGALTSTDGAMTSLELGDLVAQVIEDPVKRTNGVGSVQSFGSGYAMRIWLDPDRMLQYQVTPSDVVSAVSEQNTNVTVGSLGSQPTVKGQQLNVQLSAQSQLKSVAQFESILLRTDSDGATVFLGDVANIEIGQEDYGSASRFNGKPAAGFGVNLATGANAVDTAEAVRKVLDGLQGALPAGVQIAYPYDTSPFVEESISQVYHTLIEAVVLVFIVILVFLQSWRATLIPTLAIPVVLLGTFGVLAFFGMSINTLTMFAMVLAIGLLVDDAIVVVENVERVMEEEGLGPVEATEKSMDEISSALVGIVLVLSAVFLPMAFMSGSTGVIYRQFSVTIISAMVLSLAVALILTPALCATLLRPRGHGAGIAPARWFNRMLDRATGGYASTVGAFVKRPFIFLAVLAAFGLGAWMLYQKLPGSFLPQEDQGVLMVMVETPEGSTAERTRALVEEVEQFVLTEETETAESVFAALGFGFGGSGARNAMIFIKLKDFAAREGFDAASMATRGNMRFMANRNGQVFFLQPPAIQGLGNSAGFTMHLIDQSGRGQEALANAADELVRQATEDGRVTSLQGNDAPFETSRRIDIDQQKAAAYGLSIAELNTTLSVIFASANVNDFALGTELRPVIVQGAAEARMQPDDIEKWYVRNKDGDMVSFAAFTSQEWSEQAQSLARYGGTRSLEITGAAAQGVSSGTAMEVMEELVAGMDGGYGTAWTGLSYQERLSGNQAPMLFALSALVVFLALAALYESWSVPLSVMMTVPIGIVGAMAAALVFGQSNDVYFKVGMLTTIGLAARNAILIVEFAEQLHKQGKPLLEAAVEASRMRLRPILMTTLAFMLGVLPLAVASGAGAAAQRSIGIGVLGGIAASAVIGIFLVAVFYVVVLRGVGLAGRRRGG; translated from the coding sequence ATGGCCCGTTTCTTCATCCACCGCCCGGTGTTCGCCTGGGTCCTGGCGATCATCGCCATGCTGGCCGGGGTGTTCGGTCTTTCCAGCCTGCCCATCGCGCAATATCCCGACATCGCCCCGACCACGGTCAGGATCAGCGCCACCTATACCGGCGCCTCGCCCGACATCGTCGAGAACTCGGTGACCTCGGTGATCGAGGACGGCATGACCGGCATCGACGGGCTGATCTACATGACCTCGACCTCGTCGCAGGGGGCGAGCGCGATCCAGCTGACCTTCGACGACAGCGTCGATGCGGACATCGCCCAGGTCCAGGTGCAGAACAAGCTGCAGCTGGTCACCCCGCAGTTGCCGGAATCGGTGCAGCAAAGGGGCGTCTCGGTCAGCCGGTCGACCTCGTCGATCCTTCTGGTGGGGGCGCTGACCTCGACCGACGGCGCGATGACCTCGCTGGAACTGGGCGACCTGGTGGCGCAGGTGATCGAGGACCCGGTCAAGCGCACCAATGGCGTCGGCTCGGTGCAGAGCTTTGGTTCGGGCTATGCGATGCGGATCTGGCTGGATCCGGACCGGATGCTGCAATACCAGGTCACGCCCTCGGATGTGGTCTCGGCCGTCAGCGAACAGAACACCAACGTCACCGTGGGCAGTCTCGGCAGCCAGCCGACGGTCAAGGGCCAGCAGCTGAACGTCCAGCTTTCGGCGCAATCGCAGTTGAAATCCGTGGCCCAGTTCGAGAGCATCCTGCTGCGCACCGACAGCGACGGCGCCACCGTTTTCCTGGGCGACGTGGCGAATATCGAGATCGGGCAAGAGGATTACGGCAGTGCGTCGCGCTTCAACGGCAAGCCGGCGGCGGGATTCGGCGTGAACCTTGCCACCGGGGCCAATGCCGTGGACACGGCCGAGGCGGTGCGCAAGGTCCTGGACGGGCTGCAGGGCGCGCTGCCCGCGGGCGTGCAGATCGCCTATCCCTACGACACCTCGCCCTTCGTCGAGGAATCGATCAGCCAAGTCTATCACACGCTGATCGAGGCGGTGGTTCTGGTCTTCATCGTCATCCTGGTCTTTCTGCAAAGCTGGCGGGCGACGCTGATCCCGACGCTGGCGATTCCTGTGGTGCTTCTGGGCACCTTCGGCGTGCTGGCCTTCTTCGGCATGTCGATCAACACGCTGACCATGTTCGCCATGGTGCTGGCCATCGGCCTTCTGGTCGACGACGCCATCGTCGTGGTCGAGAACGTCGAGCGGGTGATGGAGGAAGAGGGCCTCGGCCCGGTCGAGGCGACCGAGAAGAGCATGGACGAGATTTCCTCGGCTCTGGTCGGCATCGTGCTGGTGCTGTCGGCGGTGTTCCTGCCCATGGCTTTCATGTCGGGCTCGACCGGGGTGATCTACCGGCAGTTCTCGGTCACCATCATCTCGGCCATGGTGCTGTCCTTGGCGGTGGCGCTGATCCTGACGCCGGCGCTTTGCGCGACGCTGCTCAGGCCGCGCGGGCATGGCGCGGGCATCGCACCGGCGCGCTGGTTCAACCGGATGCTGGACCGGGCCACGGGCGGCTATGCCTCGACCGTCGGCGCCTTCGTCAAGCGGCCGTTCATCTTTCTGGCGGTGCTGGCCGCCTTCGGTCTCGGCGCCTGGATGCTTTACCAGAAGCTGCCCGGCTCGTTCCTGCCGCAAGAGGACCAGGGCGTGCTCATGGTCATGGTCGAGACCCCCGAGGGCTCGACCGCCGAACGCACCCGGGCGCTGGTCGAGGAGGTCGAGCAATTCGTGCTGACCGAAGAGACCGAGACCGCCGAAAGCGTCTTTGCCGCGCTCGGCTTCGGCTTCGGCGGCAGCGGCGCGCGCAATGCGATGATCTTCATCAAGCTCAAGGATTTCGCTGCGCGCGAAGGTTTCGACGCCGCCTCGATGGCGACGCGGGGCAACATGCGCTTCATGGCGAACCGCAACGGCCAGGTGTTCTTCCTGCAGCCGCCGGCGATCCAGGGGCTGGGCAACAGCGCCGGCTTCACCATGCACCTGATCGACCAGTCCGGCCGCGGGCAGGAGGCGCTGGCGAACGCCGCCGACGAACTGGTCCGGCAGGCGACCGAGGACGGCCGCGTCACCAGCCTGCAAGGCAACGACGCGCCCTTCGAGACCTCGCGCCGCATCGACATCGACCAGCAGAAGGCGGCGGCCTATGGGCTGTCGATCGCCGAGCTGAACACCACGCTGTCGGTGATCTTCGCCAGCGCCAACGTCAACGATTTCGCGCTGGGGACCGAATTGCGCCCGGTCATCGTCCAGGGTGCCGCCGAGGCGCGGATGCAGCCCGACGACATCGAGAAATGGTATGTCAGGAACAAGGACGGCGACATGGTGTCCTTTGCCGCCTTCACCAGCCAGGAGTGGTCCGAGCAGGCGCAGAGCCTGGCGCGCTATGGCGGCACCCGCTCGCTGGAGATCACCGGCGCGGCGGCGCAGGGCGTGTCCTCGGGCACGGCCATGGAGGTGATGGAGGAGTTGGTCGCCGGCATGGACGGCGGCTATGGCACCGCCTGGACCGGGCTGTCCTATCAGGAGCGGCTGTCGGGCAATCAGGCGCCGATGCTGTTCGCGCTGTCGGCGCTGGTGGTGTTCCTGGCCCTGGCCGCGCTTTACGAAAGCTGGTCGGTGCCGCTCTCGGTGATGATGACCGTGCCCATCGGCATCGTCGGCGCCATGGCGGCGGCTCTGGTCTTCGGCCAGTCGAACGACGTCTATTTCAAGGTCGGGATGCTGACGACCATCGGCCTGGCCGCGCGCAACGCCATCCTGATCGTGGAATTCGCCGAACAGCTGCACAAGCAGGGCAAGCCGCTTTTGGAAGCGGCGGTCGAGGCGTCGCGGATGCGGTTGCGGCCGATCCTGATGACCACGCTGGCCTTCATGCTGGGCGTGCTGCCCCTGGCGGTGGCCAGCGGCGCGGGCGCGGCGGCGCAGCGCTCGATCGGCATCGGCGTTCTGGGCGGCATCGCGGCCTCGGCGGTGATCGGCATCTTCCTGGTGGCGGTGTTCTATGTCGTGGTGCTGCGCGGCGTGGGGCTGGCCGGCCGCAGGCGCGGCGGCTAG